From Kitasatospora sp. MAP12-44:
AGGGCCGCCGGATCGTAGTCGTGCGAGGACGCCTGGTACGGCAGCTCGCGCACGGTGATCCGCGTGCCGCGGGCCGCGAGCAGGCGCTGCGCCTCCAACCAGGGGTGCAGATTGGCCTGGTGGTCGGCGAACGGCACGATGATCTCGTCCCCGTCGCTCAGCTGCTCGGCCAGCCAGTCCCTGGCCACCGTGCGCAGGCCCTCGCTCGTACCGCCGGTGAAGTGCACCGCCGAGCTGTCCGGAGCACTGTCGCCGAGGAAGCGGGCGACCCGCCTGCGGGCCTGTTCCACCAGCGCGGTGGTGCGGTTGGCCCACGGGTAACTGCCGCGCCCGGCATTGGCGTTGGCGGTGGTCAGGTAGTTCCGTGCGGCGTCGAGCACGGCCCGCGGCTTCTGCGCGGTCGCCGCACTGTCCAGGTAGGCCAGCTCGGGGTGGTCCACGACGATCGGGAACTGCTCACGCAACGCGCGCTGCCAGTCCCGCAGTTCGTCGATCGTCTCGTTCGCGTTGCTCGTCTCGTTCGCCTTGTTCGCCTCGCCCATCAGTCCCGCACCAGCGGAGCGCCCGCGTCGCGCCAGCCGACCACGCCACCCGCCAGGCTGCGCGCGTCGCGGTGTCCCATCCGGGTCAGCAGAGCCGCGTAGGCGAGCGACTTCTCGCCCACCGGGCAGGCCAGCAGCACGGGTTGGGTCCGGCTGAACGGGAGCCCGCCGTGCAGGAGTTCGTCGAACAGCTCGTCCACGATGTTGATCGAGCCCTCGATGTGCAGCGCGGCGTAGGCGAACGGGCCGCGCAGGTCGACCACCAGCGGGCGCTCGGCGGCGATCCACTTGCGCGCCGCCTCCACGTCGACCGCCCGGGCGGCGGCGAGGTCGGCGGCGGTCAGCGTGGCGACGGAGTTGGGGCGCGGCGGCTGGTTGAACAGCTCCGGGCGGCGCCGGCGGATATAGCTCAGATAGCTCTCCACCCGGTCGCAGACGATGAAGACGGCGGTCCGGCGCCCGGTCAACTCGGCGTCCAGAGAGCGCAGATGGCGCACCGCGCCGTAGTACGCGGCGCCGCCGGTCGGGCCGGCCAGCAGGCCGCAGCGGCGGATCAGGGTGAGCATGCCGTCGATCGCCTCGTCGGAGGTCACCGACTCGATCGCGTCATAGGTGGCCGGGTCGAAGAGGCCGACCTCGTGCACCTCGTCGATGGTGCGGATGCCCGGGATGAAGTCGGACTTGTGGGCGACCAGCCCGAGCACCTCGACCCCGGGATCGCCGGCCCGCAGTGCGGCGGCCACGCCGGTGGACGAACCGGCCGTGCCGACGCAGGCGATGAAGTGGTCGGGGGCCCGCCCGTCCAGGTCGCGCAGGATCTCCGGACCGGTACCGGTCAGGTGCGCCTGCGTGTTGAGCGCGCTGTAGTACTGGTCGGTGTGTAGGTAGCCGCCGTCCGCCTCGGAGAGCATCCGGTGCACCCGGGTGAGCGGATCGTCGGGGTCGGTCGGGTCCAGGCACTCGGCCTGGCCCGGCAGTTCCTCGATCTCGGCACCGAGCAGCAGGAGCAGCTCCTTGACCTCCGGCACCTTCATCCGGTTGGTCACGCTCCTGAAGGGCAGCCCGTGCATCCCGGCGATCAGCGCGAGCGCCTTGGCCGTGTTGCCGCTGGACAGTTCGACGATGGTGTCCCCGCGCTCGACGGCGGCGGGCAGCGCCTGGCGGGTCATCTGCCACGCGGCGCGGTCCTTCACCGAGCCGAACGGGTTGAGCATCTCCAACTTGGCGTACAGGTCGATGTTCCGCAGGCCGTGTACCTGCTCATCGATCCGCACCAGCGGAGTGTCGCCGATCGCCTCGGTGATGCTGTCGTATCTCACCTTGTCTCCCCCAGGGCGTGGACGGGCCAGTACTGGTCGTCAAGCCGCCACCGCCAGGATCCGCTCTCCCGGTAGAGGGCGGCGGTGCGGGCGATGGGCTGGCGCATCGCCCGGTTCGCGGTGAAGTCCATGCAGTAGCCGGCGGTGTTGGCGAAGGCCAGCAGGTCGCCGGCGCGCGGCAGTTCGGGGAGGAAGACCTGGCGCCGGGTGATCAGGTCGCTCTCCAGGCAGAGGTTTCCGACCAGGTAGACACCGACCGCGCCCCCTGCCCCGGTCGGCGCCGGGGCGTGCGCCGGGGCCTGACGCGGGACGAGCAGCGGATCCATCAGCACGCCGTGCTGTTCGAGACCGACATCGGCGGCGTTCAAGTCCAGCCGGACCAGCGGCTCACCGGCCGGGGTGCGGCGGACCTCGACGACCTTCGCCAGCACCGCGCCGCACTGGTCGACCAGCGCACGGCCGGGCTCGATGTGCAGGTCGTAGAGGTTCTCCAGCAGCAAGGTGGCGAGCGGGCGGCCGAGCGAGGGCGCGTCGAGCGACAGCAGCTCGTCGAGATAGCCGTCGGCGGCGACCGCCCGGTGGGCCGGGTAGAGGCTCAGCGCGCCGCGCAGCCGGCCCGACTCCGCGCGCAGCCCGTAGCCGTGCCGCTGCCAGGTCAGTGCGGGCCGCCGACCGAGCACGGACTCGCTCAGCTCGGTCGTGTAGCGCTCCCACTGGGCTTGGCTGGCCAGGTAGTTGACGCCGAAGCCGCCGCCGATGTCCACGGCTGCGGGGCGCAGGCCGCGCCGCCGGCACTCGTCCAGCACGCGGACGCAGGCCTCCAGCGCGACCGCCTTCTCCGGCAGGCCGACGGTGTCGAGGTGGTAGGCGGCGCCGGTCAGCTCGATGGCGTCCTGATGCCGCTCGACCGCGTCGAGCAGCGCGGCCGACTCGGCGAGGTCGGTGCCGAAGCGGCTGGGCCGGCTGAGCACCGCCGTGCCCGGTGAGCGAAAACCCGACAGGCGCAGCAGGACCGGCACCCGGGGCAGCCCCTGCTTGCGGACCAGCGCGGACAGTTGCTCCAGCTCGGCCTGGGAGTCGAGGTTGACGGTGGCGCCGACCCGGGCGGCCAGCCAGAGGAACTCCGGGTTCTTGGGGCCGGTCGCCATGATCCGGGGGCCGGTGAACCCGGCGCCGAGCGCGTGCTGCAGCTCGGCTGCCGAGGCGACGTCGATGCCCGCGTCGGTCGCGGCGAGTTGGCGGACCAGTGCGCTGGAGCGGTTCGCCTTGTGCGCGAAGTAGATCTCTCCCGAGAGGTGGTGGCGTCGGTGGACCGCGCGGAACCGCGCGACGTTCTCGGCCAGTTGCTCGGGGAGCACGACGTTGAGCGGGGAACCCAGCGCGTCCACCAGCGTGTGCAGCAGGCCGGTGGAGTCCAGGGCCGATCGGAGCAGCGGCTCCAGGCGCGGTTCCAGGTACAGCGGTTCGTCAGGTAACGGCGGCTGTTGCATGGCGACGTGACTCCCCTGCCCCTCCCACCGGAACGACGTGCTCCGGGCGCGCGCGTGCCGGCGGGGCGGGAACGCGTCCACGCCCCGCACCACCGCGTCCGCAACGGTAGCCGCTCCGCCCGCTCGAAGACAGGCCGCGTGTCAACAGCCGTCGGGCCCGGGCGCCCGGCCCGGGAGTTCAGCTGCCGGCCTGCGCCGCCGCGCAGCCCGTACAGATTCCGGCCAGCTCCACGGTGTGCTGGACGTCCGCGAAGCCGGAGGTCTGTGCGATCGTGTCGACCCAGCTCTCGACCGGGCCGGCGTCCACCGGGACGCTGATCCCGCACCGGCGGCACAGCAGGTAGTGGCGGTGGTCGGCATCGGGGCGGTAGCGGAAGAGGCGCTCGCCGTTGGAGTCGCGGACCACGTCTGCCCGGCCGCCTGCGGCGAGCGCGGTGAGCGTGCGGTAGACGGTGCTCAGACCCACCCGCGAGCCGGCCACCAGCATCCCGGCGTGCAGTAACTGGGCACTGATGAACTCCTGGTAGCCGGCCAGTGCTTGGAGGACTTCGGTGCGCTGGGGTGTCGGTCGCCAGAGCATCTCGGCCGCGTCCGGTGGCGGCGGCGGCGGTGGGCCGGTGGCGCGGTCGACCGCGGTGGTGGCCGCGTTGACCGCCCGGCGATCAGCTGTCGCCGCGAGCGCGGAGGCGTGGGTGTCGTGCACGGTGTTCCCCCGTTGCGAGTTGGCGGTCAGGCCGCTGTCATGGCCCTCTCCCCGGCCGGAGGCTGAGAGAGGTTCGGAGCCGAGCCCGCGCGCCTGGGCCGCTTGAGGAAGGTGGCGGCATAGACCGCGCTTGCGGTGGCCATGATGGCGAAGCTCGGCGGCAGCTTCGGGAACTGCGCGCTGATGAGCAGCCCGCCCCACATCTCGGCGACCGCGAGGCCGGCGGAGAGCGCGAGAGCGCGGAACGGGCGGTCGGTGAGGCGGATCGCGGCGCCGGCCGGGGCGGCGAGCAGGCCGAGCAGCAGGAGCGAGCCGACCGCCTGGGTGGCCTCACCGGCGGTGGCGCCGACCAGGGCGAGGAAGCCGAAGCCGAGCAGGCGTACCGGGACCCCGCGGGCGGCGGCGACGGCTTCGTCCAGGGTGGCGAAGAGCAGCGGCCGGGCGATCAGCAGGATCAGCAGGCAGACGACGCTCGCGATGGCGACGGCCACGGAGGTCTGGT
This genomic window contains:
- a CDS encoding Y4yA family PLP-dependent enzyme; amino-acid sequence: MQQPPLPDEPLYLEPRLEPLLRSALDSTGLLHTLVDALGSPLNVVLPEQLAENVARFRAVHRRHHLSGEIYFAHKANRSSALVRQLAATDAGIDVASAAELQHALGAGFTGPRIMATGPKNPEFLWLAARVGATVNLDSQAELEQLSALVRKQGLPRVPVLLRLSGFRSPGTAVLSRPSRFGTDLAESAALLDAVERHQDAIELTGAAYHLDTVGLPEKAVALEACVRVLDECRRRGLRPAAVDIGGGFGVNYLASQAQWERYTTELSESVLGRRPALTWQRHGYGLRAESGRLRGALSLYPAHRAVAADGYLDELLSLDAPSLGRPLATLLLENLYDLHIEPGRALVDQCGAVLAKVVEVRRTPAGEPLVRLDLNAADVGLEQHGVLMDPLLVPRQAPAHAPAPTGAGGAVGVYLVGNLCLESDLITRRQVFLPELPRAGDLLAFANTAGYCMDFTANRAMRQPIARTAALYRESGSWRWRLDDQYWPVHALGETR
- a CDS encoding pyridoxal-phosphate dependent enzyme; this translates as MRYDSITEAIGDTPLVRIDEQVHGLRNIDLYAKLEMLNPFGSVKDRAAWQMTRQALPAAVERGDTIVELSSGNTAKALALIAGMHGLPFRSVTNRMKVPEVKELLLLLGAEIEELPGQAECLDPTDPDDPLTRVHRMLSEADGGYLHTDQYYSALNTQAHLTGTGPEILRDLDGRAPDHFIACVGTAGSSTGVAAALRAGDPGVEVLGLVAHKSDFIPGIRTIDEVHEVGLFDPATYDAIESVTSDEAIDGMLTLIRRCGLLAGPTGGAAYYGAVRHLRSLDAELTGRRTAVFIVCDRVESYLSYIRRRRPELFNQPPRPNSVATLTAADLAAARAVDVEAARKWIAAERPLVVDLRGPFAYAALHIEGSINIVDELFDELLHGGLPFSRTQPVLLACPVGEKSLAYAALLTRMGHRDARSLAGGVVGWRDAGAPLVRD
- a CDS encoding metal ABC transporter permease; its protein translation is MSSVFTQPFFQHALLAGTFIALACGLVGYFLVLRAQLFTGDALSHVAFTGAMAALAGGYDLRLGLFAATIGVGLLIGGLGRRGRPDDVVIGNVFAWILGLGAFFLTIYTTSRSGSGQGGAGTSVLFGSIFGLHGDQTSVAVAIASVVCLLILLIARPLLFATLDEAVAAARGVPVRLLGFGFLALVGATAGEATQAVGSLLLLGLLAAPAGAAIRLTDRPFRALALSAGLAVAEMWGGLLISAQFPKLPPSFAIMATASAVYAATFLKRPRRAGSAPNLSQPPAGERAMTAA
- a CDS encoding Fur family transcriptional regulator, producing the protein MHDTHASALAATADRRAVNAATTAVDRATGPPPPPPPDAAEMLWRPTPQRTEVLQALAGYQEFISAQLLHAGMLVAGSRVGLSTVYRTLTALAAGGRADVVRDSNGERLFRYRPDADHRHYLLCRRCGISVPVDAGPVESWVDTIAQTSGFADVQHTVELAGICTGCAAAQAGS